One genomic segment of Macaca fascicularis isolate 582-1 chromosome 19, T2T-MFA8v1.1 includes these proteins:
- the PLK5 gene encoding inactive serine/threonine-protein kinase PLK5 isoform X3 produces the protein MEPRPRRRRRSRPLVAAFLRDPGSGRVYRRGKLIGKGAFSRCYKLTDMSTSAVFALKVVPRGGAGAGCLRTQGKVEREIALHSRLRHRNIVAFHGHFADRDHVYMVLEYCSRQSLAHVLRARQTLTEPEVRYYLRGLVSGLHYLHQRHIVHRDLKLSNFFLNKNMEVKIGDLGLAAKVGPGGRCHGVLCGTPNFLAPEVVSRNGHSCQSDIWALGCIMYTVLTGAPPFMASPLSEMYQNIREGHYPEPAHLSANARRLIARLLAPNPAERPSLDHLLHDDFFTQGFTPDRLPAHSCHSPPIFAVPPLLGKIFRKVGQLLLTQCRPPCPFTPKEASGPGKDGPDPDSMEWGGESSLSAKEFPCLEAPIHLLAHGTLQSDLAATQDPLGEQRPILWAPKWVDHSSKYGFGYQLSDGGSGVLLRDGTHMALRPPGGRRFALVAQAGVQCQVCYMPDRGKLETFTLRDVPGPLCAKLAVLQLFASCLKRQLREEGTLSTPVPPAGPGLCLLRFLASEQGLLLLFSNGTVQMSFSGVPAQLVLSGEGEGLQLTLWEQGPPGTSYSLDILRSHGCAPATRQHLHHAFRMLQSI, from the exons TTTGCCCTCAAGGTGGTGCCGCGCGGCGGGGCCGGGGCTGGGTGCCTTCGCACACAGGGAAAG GTGGAGCGTGAGATTGCCCTGCACAGCCGCCTGCGACACCGCAACATCGTGGCCTTCCACGGACACTTTGCTGACCGCGACCACGTGTACATGGTGCTGGAGTACTGCAGCCGCCAG TCTTTGGCCCACGTGCTGAGGGCGCGGCAGACCCTGACGGAGCCGGAGGTGCGCTACTACCTGCGGGGCCTGGTCAGCGGCCTGCACTACCTGCACCAGCGGCACATCGTGCACCGAGACCTGAAGCTCA GTAACTTCTTCCTTAACAAGAACATGGAGGTGAAGATTGGAGACCTGGGGCTGGCGGCCAAGGTGGGGCCAGGGGGCCGCTGCCACGG AGTGCTCTGTGGGACCCCGAACTTCCTGGCCCCCGAGGTTGTCTCCAGAAACGGGCACTCCTGCCAGTCAGACATCTGGGCTCTGGGCTGCATCAT GTACACGGTGCTGACCGGCGCCCCGCCCTTCATGGCCTCACCCCTGTCGGAGATGTACCAAAACATCCGTGAGGGCCACTACCCCGAACCCGCTCATCTGTCTGCCAATGCACGCCGCCTCATCGCACGCCTCCTGGCACCCAACCCGGCCGAGCGGCCCAGCCTGGACCACCTGCTGCACGATGACTTCTTCACGCAG GGTTTCACTCCGGACCGGCTGCCGGCCCACTCCTGCCACAGTCCCCCCATATTTGCCGTACCCCCACTTCTGGGCAAGATCTTCCGGAAGGTGGGCCAGCTGCTGCTCACCCAGTGCCGGCCACCCT GCCCCTTCACACCTAAAGAGGCCTCGGGTCCAGGAAAAGATGGGCCAGACCCTGACTCCATGGAGTGGGGCGGTGAG AGCTCCCTGTCTGCGAAAGAGTTTCCCTGCCTGGAAGCCCCCATCCACCTGCTCGCACATGGGACGCTGCAGAGTGACCTGGCCG CCACACAGGACCCCCTGGGAGAGCAGCGGCCCATCCTCTGGGCCCCCAAATGGGTGGATCATTCCAGCAAATATGGCTTTGGCTACCAGCTCTCGGACGGGGGCAGTGGTGTCCTGCTTCGGGACGGCACCCACATGGCCCTGCGTCCCCCCGGAGG acggcgttttgctcttgtcgcccaggctggagtgcaatg CCAAGTGTGCTACATGCCCGACCGCGGGAAGCTGGAAACCTTCACCCTGAGGGATGTACCCGGCCCGCTGTGCGCCAAGCTGGCTGTGCTGCAGCTCTTTGCCAGCTGCCTGAAGCGGCAGCTGCGGGAG GAGGGGACCCTCTCCACACCTGTGCCACCTGCTGGacctggcctctgcctcctgcgctTCCTGGCCTCTGAGCAAGGCTTGCTGCTGCTGTTCAGCAATGGGACGGTGCAG ATGAGTTTCAGTGGAGTCCCAGCCCAACTGGTGCTGAGTGGCGAGGGTGAGGGTTTGCAGCTCACCCTCTGGGAGCAGGGTCCCCCCGGCACCTCCTACTCCCTGGACATCCTGCGGAGCCATGGCTGCGCCCCCGCCACCCGGCAGCACCTTCACCACGCCTTCCGCATGCTGCAGAGTATCTAA
- the PLK5 gene encoding inactive serine/threonine-protein kinase PLK5 isoform X4: protein MEPRPRRRRRSRPLVAAFLRDPGSGRVYRRGKLIGKGAFSRCYKLTDMSTSAVFALKVVPRGGAGAGCLRTQGKVEREIALHSRLRHRNIVAFHGHFADRDHVYMVLEYCSRQSLAHVLRARQTLTEPEVRYYLRGLVSGLHYLHQRHIVHRDLKLSNFFLNKNMEVKIGDLGLAAKVGPGGRCHGVLCGTPNFLAPEVVSRNGHSCQSDIWALGCIMYTVLTGAPPFMASPLSEMYQNIREGHYPEPAHLSANARRLIARLLAPNPAERPSLDHLLHDDFFTQGFTPDRLPAHSCHSPPIFAVPPLLGKIFRKVGQLLLTQCRPPCPFTPKEASGPGKDGPDPDSMEWGGESSLSAKEFPCLEAPIHLLAHGTLQSDLAGPEGSRRPEVEAALRHLQLCLDVGLPATQDPLGEQRPILWAPKWVDHSSKYGFGYQLSDGGSGVLLRDGTHMALRPPGGRRFALVAQAGVQCQVCYMPDRGKLETFTLRDVPGPLCAKLAVLQLFASCLKRQLREPSLSTGGDPLHTCATCWTWPLPPALPGL, encoded by the exons TTTGCCCTCAAGGTGGTGCCGCGCGGCGGGGCCGGGGCTGGGTGCCTTCGCACACAGGGAAAG GTGGAGCGTGAGATTGCCCTGCACAGCCGCCTGCGACACCGCAACATCGTGGCCTTCCACGGACACTTTGCTGACCGCGACCACGTGTACATGGTGCTGGAGTACTGCAGCCGCCAG TCTTTGGCCCACGTGCTGAGGGCGCGGCAGACCCTGACGGAGCCGGAGGTGCGCTACTACCTGCGGGGCCTGGTCAGCGGCCTGCACTACCTGCACCAGCGGCACATCGTGCACCGAGACCTGAAGCTCA GTAACTTCTTCCTTAACAAGAACATGGAGGTGAAGATTGGAGACCTGGGGCTGGCGGCCAAGGTGGGGCCAGGGGGCCGCTGCCACGG AGTGCTCTGTGGGACCCCGAACTTCCTGGCCCCCGAGGTTGTCTCCAGAAACGGGCACTCCTGCCAGTCAGACATCTGGGCTCTGGGCTGCATCAT GTACACGGTGCTGACCGGCGCCCCGCCCTTCATGGCCTCACCCCTGTCGGAGATGTACCAAAACATCCGTGAGGGCCACTACCCCGAACCCGCTCATCTGTCTGCCAATGCACGCCGCCTCATCGCACGCCTCCTGGCACCCAACCCGGCCGAGCGGCCCAGCCTGGACCACCTGCTGCACGATGACTTCTTCACGCAG GGTTTCACTCCGGACCGGCTGCCGGCCCACTCCTGCCACAGTCCCCCCATATTTGCCGTACCCCCACTTCTGGGCAAGATCTTCCGGAAGGTGGGCCAGCTGCTGCTCACCCAGTGCCGGCCACCCT GCCCCTTCACACCTAAAGAGGCCTCGGGTCCAGGAAAAGATGGGCCAGACCCTGACTCCATGGAGTGGGGCGGTGAG AGCTCCCTGTCTGCGAAAGAGTTTCCCTGCCTGGAAGCCCCCATCCACCTGCTCGCACATGGGACGCTGCAGAGTGACCTGGCCG GGCCCGAGGGGAGCCGGCGGCCGGAGGTGGAGGCAGCCCTCAGACACCTGCAGCTGTGCCTGGACGTGGGCCTCCCGG CCACACAGGACCCCCTGGGAGAGCAGCGGCCCATCCTCTGGGCCCCCAAATGGGTGGATCATTCCAGCAAATATGGCTTTGGCTACCAGCTCTCGGACGGGGGCAGTGGTGTCCTGCTTCGGGACGGCACCCACATGGCCCTGCGTCCCCCCGGAGG acggcgttttgctcttgtcgcccaggctggagtgcaatg CCAAGTGTGCTACATGCCCGACCGCGGGAAGCTGGAAACCTTCACCCTGAGGGATGTACCCGGCCCGCTGTGCGCCAAGCTGGCTGTGCTGCAGCTCTTTGCCAGCTGCCTGAAGCGGCAGCTGCGGGAG CCAAGTCTGTCCACAGGAGGGGACCCTCTCCACACCTGTGCCACCTGCTGGacctggcctctgcctcctgcgctTCCTGGCCTCTGA
- the PLK5 gene encoding inactive serine/threonine-protein kinase PLK5 isoform X5: protein MEPRPRRRRRSRPLVAAFLRDPGSGRVYRRGKLIGKGAFSRCYKLTDMSTSAVFALKVVPRGGAGAGCLRTQGKVEREIALHSRLRHRNIVAFHGHFADRDHVYMVLEYCSRQSLAHVLRARQTLTEPEVRYYLRGLVSGLHYLHQRHIVHRDLKLSNFFLNKNMEVKIGDLGLAAKVGPGGRCHGVLCGTPNFLAPEVVSRNGHSCQSDIWALGCIMYTVLTGAPPFMASPLSEMYQNIREGHYPEPAHLSANARRLIARLLAPNPAERPSLDHLLHDDFFTQGFTPDRLPAHSCHSPPIFAVPPLLGKIFRKVGQLLLTQCRPPCPFTPKEASGPGKDGPDPDSMEWGGESSLSAKEFPCLEAPIHLLAHGTLQSDLAGPEGSRRPEVEAALRHLQLCLDVGLPATQDPLGEQRPILWAPKWVDHSSKYGFGYQLSDGGSGVLLRDGTHMALRPPGGQVCYMPDRGKLETFTLRDVPGPLCAKLAVLQLFASCLKRQLREPSLSTGGDPLHTCATCWTWPLPPALPGL from the exons TTTGCCCTCAAGGTGGTGCCGCGCGGCGGGGCCGGGGCTGGGTGCCTTCGCACACAGGGAAAG GTGGAGCGTGAGATTGCCCTGCACAGCCGCCTGCGACACCGCAACATCGTGGCCTTCCACGGACACTTTGCTGACCGCGACCACGTGTACATGGTGCTGGAGTACTGCAGCCGCCAG TCTTTGGCCCACGTGCTGAGGGCGCGGCAGACCCTGACGGAGCCGGAGGTGCGCTACTACCTGCGGGGCCTGGTCAGCGGCCTGCACTACCTGCACCAGCGGCACATCGTGCACCGAGACCTGAAGCTCA GTAACTTCTTCCTTAACAAGAACATGGAGGTGAAGATTGGAGACCTGGGGCTGGCGGCCAAGGTGGGGCCAGGGGGCCGCTGCCACGG AGTGCTCTGTGGGACCCCGAACTTCCTGGCCCCCGAGGTTGTCTCCAGAAACGGGCACTCCTGCCAGTCAGACATCTGGGCTCTGGGCTGCATCAT GTACACGGTGCTGACCGGCGCCCCGCCCTTCATGGCCTCACCCCTGTCGGAGATGTACCAAAACATCCGTGAGGGCCACTACCCCGAACCCGCTCATCTGTCTGCCAATGCACGCCGCCTCATCGCACGCCTCCTGGCACCCAACCCGGCCGAGCGGCCCAGCCTGGACCACCTGCTGCACGATGACTTCTTCACGCAG GGTTTCACTCCGGACCGGCTGCCGGCCCACTCCTGCCACAGTCCCCCCATATTTGCCGTACCCCCACTTCTGGGCAAGATCTTCCGGAAGGTGGGCCAGCTGCTGCTCACCCAGTGCCGGCCACCCT GCCCCTTCACACCTAAAGAGGCCTCGGGTCCAGGAAAAGATGGGCCAGACCCTGACTCCATGGAGTGGGGCGGTGAG AGCTCCCTGTCTGCGAAAGAGTTTCCCTGCCTGGAAGCCCCCATCCACCTGCTCGCACATGGGACGCTGCAGAGTGACCTGGCCG GGCCCGAGGGGAGCCGGCGGCCGGAGGTGGAGGCAGCCCTCAGACACCTGCAGCTGTGCCTGGACGTGGGCCTCCCGG CCACACAGGACCCCCTGGGAGAGCAGCGGCCCATCCTCTGGGCCCCCAAATGGGTGGATCATTCCAGCAAATATGGCTTTGGCTACCAGCTCTCGGACGGGGGCAGTGGTGTCCTGCTTCGGGACGGCACCCACATGGCCCTGCGTCCCCCCGGAGG CCAAGTGTGCTACATGCCCGACCGCGGGAAGCTGGAAACCTTCACCCTGAGGGATGTACCCGGCCCGCTGTGCGCCAAGCTGGCTGTGCTGCAGCTCTTTGCCAGCTGCCTGAAGCGGCAGCTGCGGGAG CCAAGTCTGTCCACAGGAGGGGACCCTCTCCACACCTGTGCCACCTGCTGGacctggcctctgcctcctgcgctTCCTGGCCTCTGA
- the PLK5 gene encoding inactive serine/threonine-protein kinase PLK5 isoform X7, with amino-acid sequence MYTVLTGAPPFMASPLSEMYQNIREGHYPEPAHLSANARRLIARLLAPNPAERPSLDHLLHDDFFTQGFTPDRLPAHSCHSPPIFAVPPLLGKIFRKVGQLLLTQCRPPCPFTPKEASGPGKDGPDPDSMEWGGESSLSAKEFPCLEAPIHLLAHGTLQSDLAGPEGSRRPEVEAALRHLQLCLDVGLPATQDPLGEQRPILWAPKWVDHSSKYGFGYQLSDGGSGVLLRDGTHMALRPPGGQVCYMPDRGKLETFTLRDVPGPLCAKLAVLQLFASCLKRQLREEGTLSTPVPPAGPGLCLLRFLASEQGLLLLFSNGTVQMSFSGVPAQLVLSGEGEGLQLTLWEQGPPGTSYSLDILRSHGCAPATRQHLHHAFRMLQSI; translated from the exons AT GTACACGGTGCTGACCGGCGCCCCGCCCTTCATGGCCTCACCCCTGTCGGAGATGTACCAAAACATCCGTGAGGGCCACTACCCCGAACCCGCTCATCTGTCTGCCAATGCACGCCGCCTCATCGCACGCCTCCTGGCACCCAACCCGGCCGAGCGGCCCAGCCTGGACCACCTGCTGCACGATGACTTCTTCACGCAG GGTTTCACTCCGGACCGGCTGCCGGCCCACTCCTGCCACAGTCCCCCCATATTTGCCGTACCCCCACTTCTGGGCAAGATCTTCCGGAAGGTGGGCCAGCTGCTGCTCACCCAGTGCCGGCCACCCT GCCCCTTCACACCTAAAGAGGCCTCGGGTCCAGGAAAAGATGGGCCAGACCCTGACTCCATGGAGTGGGGCGGTGAG AGCTCCCTGTCTGCGAAAGAGTTTCCCTGCCTGGAAGCCCCCATCCACCTGCTCGCACATGGGACGCTGCAGAGTGACCTGGCCG GGCCCGAGGGGAGCCGGCGGCCGGAGGTGGAGGCAGCCCTCAGACACCTGCAGCTGTGCCTGGACGTGGGCCTCCCGG CCACACAGGACCCCCTGGGAGAGCAGCGGCCCATCCTCTGGGCCCCCAAATGGGTGGATCATTCCAGCAAATATGGCTTTGGCTACCAGCTCTCGGACGGGGGCAGTGGTGTCCTGCTTCGGGACGGCACCCACATGGCCCTGCGTCCCCCCGGAGG CCAAGTGTGCTACATGCCCGACCGCGGGAAGCTGGAAACCTTCACCCTGAGGGATGTACCCGGCCCGCTGTGCGCCAAGCTGGCTGTGCTGCAGCTCTTTGCCAGCTGCCTGAAGCGGCAGCTGCGGGAG GAGGGGACCCTCTCCACACCTGTGCCACCTGCTGGacctggcctctgcctcctgcgctTCCTGGCCTCTGAGCAAGGCTTGCTGCTGCTGTTCAGCAATGGGACGGTGCAG ATGAGTTTCAGTGGAGTCCCAGCCCAACTGGTGCTGAGTGGCGAGGGTGAGGGTTTGCAGCTCACCCTCTGGGAGCAGGGTCCCCCCGGCACCTCCTACTCCCTGGACATCCTGCGGAGCCATGGCTGCGCCCCCGCCACCCGGCAGCACCTTCACCACGCCTTCCGCATGCTGCAGAGTATCTAA
- the PLK5 gene encoding inactive serine/threonine-protein kinase PLK5 isoform X2 translates to MEPRPRRRRRSRPLVAAFLRDPGSGRVYRRGKLIGKGAFSRCYKLTDMSTSAVFALKVVPRGGAGAGCLRTQGKVEREIALHSRLRHRNIVAFHGHFADRDHVYMVLEYCSRQSLAHVLRARQTLTEPEVRYYLRGLVSGLHYLHQRHIVHRDLKLSNFFLNKNMEVKIGDLGLAAKVGPGGRCHGVLCGTPNFLAPEVVSRNGHSCQSDIWALGCIMYTVLTGAPPFMASPLSEMYQNIREGHYPEPAHLSANARRLIARLLAPNPAERPSLDHLLHDDFFTQGFTPDRLPAHSCHSPPIFAVPPLLGKIFRKVGQLLLTQCRPPCPFTPKEASGPGKDGPDPDSMEWGGESSLSAKEFPCLEAPIHLLAHGTLQSDLAGPEGSRRPEVEAALRHLQLCLDVGLPATQDPLGEQRPILWAPKWVDHSSKYGFGYQLSDGGSGVLLRDGTHMALRPPGGQVCYMPDRGKLETFTLRDVPGPLCAKLAVLQLFASCLKRQLREEGTLSTPVPPAGPGLCLLRFLASEQGLLLLFSNGTVQMSFSGVPAQLVLSGEGEGLQLTLWEQGPPGTSYSLDILRSHGCAPATRQHLHHAFRMLQSI, encoded by the exons TTTGCCCTCAAGGTGGTGCCGCGCGGCGGGGCCGGGGCTGGGTGCCTTCGCACACAGGGAAAG GTGGAGCGTGAGATTGCCCTGCACAGCCGCCTGCGACACCGCAACATCGTGGCCTTCCACGGACACTTTGCTGACCGCGACCACGTGTACATGGTGCTGGAGTACTGCAGCCGCCAG TCTTTGGCCCACGTGCTGAGGGCGCGGCAGACCCTGACGGAGCCGGAGGTGCGCTACTACCTGCGGGGCCTGGTCAGCGGCCTGCACTACCTGCACCAGCGGCACATCGTGCACCGAGACCTGAAGCTCA GTAACTTCTTCCTTAACAAGAACATGGAGGTGAAGATTGGAGACCTGGGGCTGGCGGCCAAGGTGGGGCCAGGGGGCCGCTGCCACGG AGTGCTCTGTGGGACCCCGAACTTCCTGGCCCCCGAGGTTGTCTCCAGAAACGGGCACTCCTGCCAGTCAGACATCTGGGCTCTGGGCTGCATCAT GTACACGGTGCTGACCGGCGCCCCGCCCTTCATGGCCTCACCCCTGTCGGAGATGTACCAAAACATCCGTGAGGGCCACTACCCCGAACCCGCTCATCTGTCTGCCAATGCACGCCGCCTCATCGCACGCCTCCTGGCACCCAACCCGGCCGAGCGGCCCAGCCTGGACCACCTGCTGCACGATGACTTCTTCACGCAG GGTTTCACTCCGGACCGGCTGCCGGCCCACTCCTGCCACAGTCCCCCCATATTTGCCGTACCCCCACTTCTGGGCAAGATCTTCCGGAAGGTGGGCCAGCTGCTGCTCACCCAGTGCCGGCCACCCT GCCCCTTCACACCTAAAGAGGCCTCGGGTCCAGGAAAAGATGGGCCAGACCCTGACTCCATGGAGTGGGGCGGTGAG AGCTCCCTGTCTGCGAAAGAGTTTCCCTGCCTGGAAGCCCCCATCCACCTGCTCGCACATGGGACGCTGCAGAGTGACCTGGCCG GGCCCGAGGGGAGCCGGCGGCCGGAGGTGGAGGCAGCCCTCAGACACCTGCAGCTGTGCCTGGACGTGGGCCTCCCGG CCACACAGGACCCCCTGGGAGAGCAGCGGCCCATCCTCTGGGCCCCCAAATGGGTGGATCATTCCAGCAAATATGGCTTTGGCTACCAGCTCTCGGACGGGGGCAGTGGTGTCCTGCTTCGGGACGGCACCCACATGGCCCTGCGTCCCCCCGGAGG CCAAGTGTGCTACATGCCCGACCGCGGGAAGCTGGAAACCTTCACCCTGAGGGATGTACCCGGCCCGCTGTGCGCCAAGCTGGCTGTGCTGCAGCTCTTTGCCAGCTGCCTGAAGCGGCAGCTGCGGGAG GAGGGGACCCTCTCCACACCTGTGCCACCTGCTGGacctggcctctgcctcctgcgctTCCTGGCCTCTGAGCAAGGCTTGCTGCTGCTGTTCAGCAATGGGACGGTGCAG ATGAGTTTCAGTGGAGTCCCAGCCCAACTGGTGCTGAGTGGCGAGGGTGAGGGTTTGCAGCTCACCCTCTGGGAGCAGGGTCCCCCCGGCACCTCCTACTCCCTGGACATCCTGCGGAGCCATGGCTGCGCCCCCGCCACCCGGCAGCACCTTCACCACGCCTTCCGCATGCTGCAGAGTATCTAA
- the PLK5 gene encoding inactive serine/threonine-protein kinase PLK5 isoform X8, whose protein sequence is MYTVLTGAPPFMASPLSEMYQNIREGHYPEPAHLSANARRLIARLLAPNPAERPSLDHLLHDDFFTQGFTPDRLPAHSCHSPPIFAVPPLLGKIFRKVGQLLLTQCRPPCPFTPKEASGPGKDGPDPDSMEWGGESSLSAKEFPCLEAPIHLLAHGTLQSDLAGPEGSRRPEVEAALRHLQLCLDVGLPATQDPLGEQRPILWAPKWVDHSSKYGFGYQLSDGGSGVLLRDGTHMALRPPGGQVCYMPDRGKLETFTLRDVPGPLCAKLAVLQLFASCLKRQLREPSLSTGGDPLHTCATCWTWPLPPALPGL, encoded by the exons AT GTACACGGTGCTGACCGGCGCCCCGCCCTTCATGGCCTCACCCCTGTCGGAGATGTACCAAAACATCCGTGAGGGCCACTACCCCGAACCCGCTCATCTGTCTGCCAATGCACGCCGCCTCATCGCACGCCTCCTGGCACCCAACCCGGCCGAGCGGCCCAGCCTGGACCACCTGCTGCACGATGACTTCTTCACGCAG GGTTTCACTCCGGACCGGCTGCCGGCCCACTCCTGCCACAGTCCCCCCATATTTGCCGTACCCCCACTTCTGGGCAAGATCTTCCGGAAGGTGGGCCAGCTGCTGCTCACCCAGTGCCGGCCACCCT GCCCCTTCACACCTAAAGAGGCCTCGGGTCCAGGAAAAGATGGGCCAGACCCTGACTCCATGGAGTGGGGCGGTGAG AGCTCCCTGTCTGCGAAAGAGTTTCCCTGCCTGGAAGCCCCCATCCACCTGCTCGCACATGGGACGCTGCAGAGTGACCTGGCCG GGCCCGAGGGGAGCCGGCGGCCGGAGGTGGAGGCAGCCCTCAGACACCTGCAGCTGTGCCTGGACGTGGGCCTCCCGG CCACACAGGACCCCCTGGGAGAGCAGCGGCCCATCCTCTGGGCCCCCAAATGGGTGGATCATTCCAGCAAATATGGCTTTGGCTACCAGCTCTCGGACGGGGGCAGTGGTGTCCTGCTTCGGGACGGCACCCACATGGCCCTGCGTCCCCCCGGAGG CCAAGTGTGCTACATGCCCGACCGCGGGAAGCTGGAAACCTTCACCCTGAGGGATGTACCCGGCCCGCTGTGCGCCAAGCTGGCTGTGCTGCAGCTCTTTGCCAGCTGCCTGAAGCGGCAGCTGCGGGAG CCAAGTCTGTCCACAGGAGGGGACCCTCTCCACACCTGTGCCACCTGCTGGacctggcctctgcctcctgcgctTCCTGGCCTCTGA
- the PLK5 gene encoding inactive serine/threonine-protein kinase PLK5 isoform X1 has protein sequence MEPRPRRRRRSRPLVAAFLRDPGSGRVYRRGKLIGKGAFSRCYKLTDMSTSAVFALKVVPRGGAGAGCLRTQGKVEREIALHSRLRHRNIVAFHGHFADRDHVYMVLEYCSRQSLAHVLRARQTLTEPEVRYYLRGLVSGLHYLHQRHIVHRDLKLSNFFLNKNMEVKIGDLGLAAKVGPGGRCHGVLCGTPNFLAPEVVSRNGHSCQSDIWALGCIMYTVLTGAPPFMASPLSEMYQNIREGHYPEPAHLSANARRLIARLLAPNPAERPSLDHLLHDDFFTQGFTPDRLPAHSCHSPPIFAVPPLLGKIFRKVGQLLLTQCRPPCPFTPKEASGPGKDGPDPDSMEWGGESSLSAKEFPCLEAPIHLLAHGTLQSDLAGPEGSRRPEVEAALRHLQLCLDVGLPATQDPLGEQRPILWAPKWVDHSSKYGFGYQLSDGGSGVLLRDGTHMALRPPGGRRFALVAQAGVQCQVCYMPDRGKLETFTLRDVPGPLCAKLAVLQLFASCLKRQLREEGTLSTPVPPAGPGLCLLRFLASEQGLLLLFSNGTVQMSFSGVPAQLVLSGEGEGLQLTLWEQGPPGTSYSLDILRSHGCAPATRQHLHHAFRMLQSI, from the exons TTTGCCCTCAAGGTGGTGCCGCGCGGCGGGGCCGGGGCTGGGTGCCTTCGCACACAGGGAAAG GTGGAGCGTGAGATTGCCCTGCACAGCCGCCTGCGACACCGCAACATCGTGGCCTTCCACGGACACTTTGCTGACCGCGACCACGTGTACATGGTGCTGGAGTACTGCAGCCGCCAG TCTTTGGCCCACGTGCTGAGGGCGCGGCAGACCCTGACGGAGCCGGAGGTGCGCTACTACCTGCGGGGCCTGGTCAGCGGCCTGCACTACCTGCACCAGCGGCACATCGTGCACCGAGACCTGAAGCTCA GTAACTTCTTCCTTAACAAGAACATGGAGGTGAAGATTGGAGACCTGGGGCTGGCGGCCAAGGTGGGGCCAGGGGGCCGCTGCCACGG AGTGCTCTGTGGGACCCCGAACTTCCTGGCCCCCGAGGTTGTCTCCAGAAACGGGCACTCCTGCCAGTCAGACATCTGGGCTCTGGGCTGCATCAT GTACACGGTGCTGACCGGCGCCCCGCCCTTCATGGCCTCACCCCTGTCGGAGATGTACCAAAACATCCGTGAGGGCCACTACCCCGAACCCGCTCATCTGTCTGCCAATGCACGCCGCCTCATCGCACGCCTCCTGGCACCCAACCCGGCCGAGCGGCCCAGCCTGGACCACCTGCTGCACGATGACTTCTTCACGCAG GGTTTCACTCCGGACCGGCTGCCGGCCCACTCCTGCCACAGTCCCCCCATATTTGCCGTACCCCCACTTCTGGGCAAGATCTTCCGGAAGGTGGGCCAGCTGCTGCTCACCCAGTGCCGGCCACCCT GCCCCTTCACACCTAAAGAGGCCTCGGGTCCAGGAAAAGATGGGCCAGACCCTGACTCCATGGAGTGGGGCGGTGAG AGCTCCCTGTCTGCGAAAGAGTTTCCCTGCCTGGAAGCCCCCATCCACCTGCTCGCACATGGGACGCTGCAGAGTGACCTGGCCG GGCCCGAGGGGAGCCGGCGGCCGGAGGTGGAGGCAGCCCTCAGACACCTGCAGCTGTGCCTGGACGTGGGCCTCCCGG CCACACAGGACCCCCTGGGAGAGCAGCGGCCCATCCTCTGGGCCCCCAAATGGGTGGATCATTCCAGCAAATATGGCTTTGGCTACCAGCTCTCGGACGGGGGCAGTGGTGTCCTGCTTCGGGACGGCACCCACATGGCCCTGCGTCCCCCCGGAGG acggcgttttgctcttgtcgcccaggctggagtgcaatg CCAAGTGTGCTACATGCCCGACCGCGGGAAGCTGGAAACCTTCACCCTGAGGGATGTACCCGGCCCGCTGTGCGCCAAGCTGGCTGTGCTGCAGCTCTTTGCCAGCTGCCTGAAGCGGCAGCTGCGGGAG GAGGGGACCCTCTCCACACCTGTGCCACCTGCTGGacctggcctctgcctcctgcgctTCCTGGCCTCTGAGCAAGGCTTGCTGCTGCTGTTCAGCAATGGGACGGTGCAG ATGAGTTTCAGTGGAGTCCCAGCCCAACTGGTGCTGAGTGGCGAGGGTGAGGGTTTGCAGCTCACCCTCTGGGAGCAGGGTCCCCCCGGCACCTCCTACTCCCTGGACATCCTGCGGAGCCATGGCTGCGCCCCCGCCACCCGGCAGCACCTTCACCACGCCTTCCGCATGCTGCAGAGTATCTAA